A section of the Streptomyces sp. SCL15-4 genome encodes:
- a CDS encoding beta-class carbonic anhydrase, producing MAFFVPSHSGPGHPVTSNVGGMTTSAAVPTGSEGAITAGGRVTDVLVSANRKYAEAFTDPGMDASPVLRVAVVACMDARLDLHQALGLQLGDCHTIRNAGGVVTDDVIRSLTISQRKLGTRSVVLIHHTNCGLEALTEDFRSELEMEVGQRPAWAVESFRDVDQDVRQSMQRVRTSPFLLHTDDVRGFVFDVRTGLLREVDPA from the coding sequence ATGGCCTTCTTTGTCCCCTCTCACAGCGGGCCGGGACACCCCGTGACCAGTAACGTCGGCGGTATGACGACTTCCGCAGCGGTACCCACTGGATCCGAAGGCGCCATAACGGCCGGCGGCCGTGTGACCGACGTCCTCGTGTCGGCCAACCGCAAGTACGCCGAGGCCTTCACCGATCCGGGCATGGACGCCAGCCCCGTTCTGCGCGTCGCCGTGGTCGCCTGCATGGACGCCCGGCTCGACCTGCACCAGGCCCTCGGTCTCCAGCTCGGCGACTGTCACACCATCCGCAACGCGGGCGGCGTCGTCACCGACGACGTGATCCGGTCGCTGACCATCAGCCAGCGCAAGCTCGGCACCCGCAGCGTCGTGCTGATCCACCACACCAACTGCGGCCTGGAGGCCCTGACCGAGGACTTCCGCTCCGAGCTGGAGATGGAGGTCGGGCAGCGGCCGGCCTGGGCGGTGGAGTCCTTCCGGGACGTCGACCAGGACGTGCGTCAGTCCATGCAGCGGGTGCGCACCTCGCCCTTCCTGCTGCACACCGACGACGTCCGCGGTTTCGTCTTCGACGTGCGCACCGGTCTGCTGCGCGAGGTCGACCCGGCCTGA
- the rsmH gene encoding 16S rRNA (cytosine(1402)-N(4))-methyltransferase RsmH — MSQSRHVPVMLQRCLDLLAPALERPGAVVVDCTLGLGGHSEALLTRFPGARLIGLDRDREALRLSGERLAPFGDRATLVHAVYDELPDVLDRLGTARVQGVLFDLGVSSMQLDEAGRGFAYAQDAPLDMRMDQTTGISAAEVLNTYPPGELVRILRAYGEEKQAKRIVAAVVREREKEPFSTSARLVELIRDALPQAAKRTGGNPAKRTFQALRIEVNGELSVLERAVPAAVKALDVGGRIAVLSYHSLEDRLVKHVFAAGAASTAPPGLPVVPERYQPRLKLLTRGAELPTEEEIAENRRAAPARLRGAERIREDVE, encoded by the coding sequence TTGAGCCAGAGTCGACACGTCCCGGTGATGCTCCAGCGGTGCCTGGACCTGCTGGCGCCCGCCCTGGAGCGCCCCGGAGCGGTGGTCGTCGACTGCACCCTGGGCCTCGGCGGCCACAGCGAGGCGCTGCTGACCCGGTTCCCCGGCGCGCGGCTGATCGGCCTGGACCGGGACAGGGAGGCGCTGCGGCTGTCCGGCGAGCGGCTGGCGCCCTTCGGCGACCGCGCCACCCTGGTGCACGCCGTGTACGACGAGCTGCCCGACGTCCTCGACCGGCTCGGCACGGCGCGCGTGCAGGGCGTGCTGTTCGACCTCGGGGTGTCCTCCATGCAGCTCGACGAGGCCGGCCGCGGCTTCGCCTACGCGCAGGACGCGCCGCTGGACATGCGCATGGACCAGACGACCGGCATCAGCGCCGCCGAGGTCCTCAACACCTACCCGCCCGGCGAACTCGTCCGCATCCTGCGCGCGTACGGCGAGGAGAAGCAGGCCAAGCGGATCGTCGCGGCGGTCGTCCGGGAGCGCGAGAAGGAGCCGTTCAGCACCAGCGCGCGGCTCGTGGAACTGATCCGGGACGCCCTGCCGCAGGCCGCCAAGCGCACCGGTGGCAACCCGGCCAAGCGCACCTTCCAGGCGCTGCGCATCGAGGTCAACGGCGAGCTGTCCGTGCTGGAGCGGGCGGTCCCGGCGGCCGTGAAGGCGCTGGACGTCGGCGGACGCATCGCCGTGCTGTCGTACCACTCGCTTGAAGACCGGCTGGTGAAGCACGTGTTCGCGGCCGGGGCGGCCTCCACCGCGCCGCCCGGGCTGCCGGTCGTGCCCGAGCGGTACCAGCCGCGGCTCAAGCTGCTCACCCGTGGTGCCGAACTTCCCACCGAGGAGGAGATCGCCGAGAACCGCCGGGCCGCGCCGGCCAGGCTGCGCGGTGCCGAACGCATCAGGGAGGACGTGGAGTGA
- a CDS encoding penicillin-binding protein 2 — translation MSDRQPPRRRVPAPAKPPRPRGPVRRQPGPGARPVRRPGGARPMPPAPLRLGSPRPRLRLVGLALTLVLLVFVVRLLQVQAVDASAYAARAEENRYVVHTLAAERGEITDRSGVALAVSEDAYDITADPTMFGAKQLKITDGPERAAALLAPILGQDQAALAGKLRPANKNSRYTRLATRQTPQVWKQIRDLKTALANKSGTDHTTVNVLAGVFADPSSQRVYPNGDLAAGILGWVNADGKGGGGIEQQLDKQLTGKDGKVRYAQAGGREVPTVGSTETPAVPGADVELTIDRDIQWAAQNAISEQVRASRADRGYVIVQDTRTGQILAMANSPGFDPNDLSKADGDAMGNAALQDAYEPGSTAKVMSMAAVLERNAATPLTHVVVPNRLHRGDRLFQDDIDHATWYLTLNGVLAKSSNIGTILATGELAKSQPEANKILYSYLRKFGIGGYTGLGFPGETPGILAAPQKWSTSQQYTIPFGQGFSINAMQAASVYSTIANGGVRVEPTLVRGTKGADGRFTPAPKPKKTRVVSEKTAKSLARMLESVVDDEQGTGIKARIPGYRVAGKTGTANRVDPATGRYRGYTSSFAGFAPADNPRITVYCAIQNATSGNYFGGQICGPIYKQVMEFALKTLQVPPTGAKPASLPVEYKP, via the coding sequence GTGTCCGACAGGCAACCGCCGCGCCGTCGTGTGCCCGCGCCCGCCAAGCCGCCGCGCCCCAGGGGACCCGTCCGGCGGCAGCCCGGTCCCGGGGCGCGTCCGGTGCGCCGGCCCGGCGGGGCCCGGCCCATGCCGCCCGCCCCGCTCCGGCTCGGCAGCCCCCGGCCCCGGCTCCGCCTGGTCGGCCTCGCCCTGACGCTGGTGCTGCTCGTCTTCGTCGTACGGCTGCTCCAGGTGCAGGCCGTCGACGCGAGCGCGTACGCGGCACGCGCCGAGGAGAACCGGTACGTGGTGCACACCCTGGCCGCCGAGCGCGGCGAGATCACCGACCGCAGCGGCGTCGCCCTCGCCGTGAGCGAGGACGCGTATGACATCACGGCCGACCCGACCATGTTCGGCGCCAAGCAGCTGAAGATCACCGACGGGCCGGAGCGGGCCGCCGCGCTGCTCGCCCCGATCCTCGGCCAGGACCAGGCCGCGCTCGCCGGGAAACTGCGGCCCGCGAACAAGAACTCCCGCTACACCCGCCTGGCCACCCGGCAGACCCCGCAGGTCTGGAAGCAGATCAGGGACCTGAAGACCGCGCTCGCCAACAAGTCCGGCACCGACCACACCACCGTCAACGTGCTGGCCGGCGTCTTCGCGGACCCCAGCAGCCAGCGCGTGTACCCCAACGGCGACCTGGCCGCCGGGATACTGGGCTGGGTCAACGCCGACGGCAAGGGCGGCGGCGGCATCGAGCAGCAGCTCGACAAGCAGCTCACCGGCAAGGACGGCAAGGTCCGCTATGCCCAGGCCGGCGGACGCGAGGTGCCCACGGTCGGGTCGACGGAGACCCCCGCCGTGCCCGGCGCCGACGTCGAGCTGACCATCGACCGGGACATCCAGTGGGCCGCGCAGAACGCCATCAGCGAGCAGGTGCGCGCCTCCAGGGCCGACCGCGGCTACGTCATCGTCCAGGACACCCGCACCGGCCAGATCCTGGCCATGGCCAACTCGCCCGGCTTCGACCCCAACGACCTGTCGAAGGCCGACGGCGACGCCATGGGCAACGCGGCCCTCCAGGACGCCTACGAACCCGGCTCCACCGCCAAGGTGATGTCGATGGCGGCCGTGCTGGAGCGGAACGCCGCGACCCCCCTCACCCACGTCGTCGTGCCCAACCGGCTGCACCGCGGCGACCGGCTCTTCCAGGACGACATCGACCACGCCACCTGGTACCTCACGCTCAACGGCGTGCTCGCCAAGTCCAGCAACATCGGCACCATCCTGGCCACCGGCGAACTCGCCAAGAGCCAGCCCGAGGCCAACAAGATCCTCTATTCCTATCTGCGCAAGTTCGGCATCGGCGGCTACACCGGCCTCGGCTTCCCCGGCGAGACCCCCGGCATCCTCGCAGCGCCGCAGAAGTGGTCCACCTCGCAGCAGTACACGATCCCTTTCGGCCAGGGCTTCTCCATCAACGCCATGCAGGCCGCCTCCGTGTACTCGACCATCGCCAACGGCGGCGTCCGCGTGGAGCCGACCCTGGTGCGCGGTACCAAGGGCGCCGACGGGCGTTTCACCCCGGCGCCGAAGCCCAAGAAGACGCGGGTGGTCAGCGAGAAGACCGCCAAGAGCCTCGCCCGGATGCTGGAGTCGGTGGTCGACGACGAGCAGGGCACCGGCATCAAGGCCCGCATCCCCGGGTACCGGGTGGCGGGCAAGACCGGTACGGCCAACCGTGTGGATCCGGCCACCGGCCGCTACCGCGGCTACACCTCGTCCTTCGCCGGTTTCGCGCCCGCCGACAACCCGCGGATCACCGTCTACTGCGCCATCCAGAACGCCACCTCCGGCAACTACTTCGGCGGCCAGATCTGCGGTCCCATCTACAAGCAGGTGATGGAGTTCGCCCTCAAGACCCTCCAGGTCCCGCCGACCGGGGCGAAGCCCGCCAGCCTGCCCGTCGAGTACAAGCCCTGA